CGTAGTGGCGCACGTGTTGTTGTTATGACCGCGTGTGATTTGAAACTTCTGAACCACGTGCGCCACCGTCCTGCGGGTAAACGTTCTCATACCGCTGTTTTACGATGGCAAATGTGCACGACATCGAAAACAGCCCAGGAAGAAAAGCGTGGGGACGGCGGTACTGCTGCGTCAAAGGCTGTAACGGCCGTGCAGGGCTGTCTGCTCTCCGACTCCAGTCCTGGCCGGCCATGGCTTTGTGCTCGTGCTTCCTTCCTGGAGGATCGCACTAGAAAGTATTGTAGTCAGTAGACTGGAAGTTTTTGGTCAAGAAAGAGTCTTGCCGGGCAGCCGACTTACATATTTTTGCTAATTCTCCATATCGTTTAGagctatttattttgctgtatacGAGGCGTACTGCGTGGTGGCTGCAGGTGTTCTGGCTTGCTTGAGTCGCTCAGGACTTCACGCTGTGTGGCTCTGCTTGGGTTCAGGTTGCCAGATACGGTCACCCGAGCCTTGGCGGCAGGAGCGGCCCAAGCTTGGTCGTGCCGGTGCCTCGGCAGTTGTAAACAAAGTACTGCGGTTGCTTGTCTAATAGCAGTCTAGTAAAAATTTTCTGCAAGTTGTTTACAAAAGCCTTTTAGTAATTATAAAAGATATGGCACCTATCATCCCCGGCCAATGAGGCTTTGCAAGCGTGTCAAAACTGCACCACGGAAGGACACGTTTTGTCTACAGCACGTGTCTACGGTAACTCAAATGGTTGATAAGAACACCTAcggtttcatttgtagcaattgctacgaacgggtggatgtctgattttcccttctttaattacttatctccaccttgcgggttcccgcagaactattacgtcaaactcttgcgtttgcttcgtgttgtcgacaaactcgacttcgccctgccacctgctagccacctggttagctcagatggtagagcggctgcccgggAAAgccggtggtcccgggttcgagtcccggaccaggacgaatttttcttgaactttgaggcttttctttcgaggaacccgtttagGTTTCCTTTCTagcacgaacgggtggatgtctgattttcccttctttACCTACGCCTAACGCTTAATAAGCTCAGGCATGCCTGCACACTCAATTGAGCTGCTTGATCAAAGCATAATATGATAGTTGAGTGTACTCAGGCTACAGATACGCTGCAGTTTATGTTTGCCTTGGTGGAAGGGACACTTCTCATGATTCAGTTCTCAtgagatgactaataaaaaaatcgggcccctcggttaaccccctttcttcttgtttacttcgccagcacagtcacaccggcgacttctTTCATGCTGTGAACGTGCCCGGCAGCGTAGAACTTTTCCCCTTCATGACGAATGGCAGGGCGTATCCAATCGCCTAATTTTAAGATTGGTCTGAAACCACACAGCAAAACTTGCGccatttgttcgtttcaaaacaagcatgaacaaCGATCCCGTTGGCAGATCCGCGTGGGCAGCGTGAGTAGCGCGGTCcgtcagtgtcagttttgacggaaggagccgcaagaggcgctgacgatcgctgctcggtcgcgccgcctgggcagtgtcaGGAGCGTATTGCCGCAGCTTGCGGACGTCTTTAACCAATGAAGGAGTATGGTGACGAATGGCTTCCAATAGCGACACCGCTGACAGGCTGCTACCAATATCCCACATGGCCGCATCTGGCTGCTTTGGGCATTCTATAATGAAATAGCCACGTGAAAGTTCGTGTGCTGTTACGTCCTGCTGCTCTATGTCCCAGGATGGGACATAGAGAAGGTGCCAGACGGTGCCACAGACGGTACACAGACGGTGCCAATCAGGAGGGGGCTGGGCACTTATAACAAACAAAACGTTTTAAAAAAGCTGCCCTGTAGGAAACAATGCACTAAGAAGGAGTCGGGAGAGGGGTCTATAGTACTTGCTTTACTGGAAATCACGTTtcccatcataagctcaacaggccacaagctagcacgcttcgcatgctccagacggggtcctacccctctaggggctttttgaacaagctccacccggacatcgatccactctgcccagattgcggcactgaatttagctcactaaaccacatgctctggcagtgccctgtgttacaggattttagtacagaagaagactggacgaaggccatcacagacccgagacaggacgtccagctcctggctgtccagagggcccgtgaacgagcggagaggcatggcctctctgttccgacatgggactagccagcggctgggtagggacctgcaggcccccgcttagctcctcaggaccacaataaagtcgtttgctgctgctgctgggactTGTAAGAGCTAGACCACAGCCTGTTACTTCCGTCGCTCTCGTCGCTTCTTCCTGGCCATCACAGCCAAGCCGTGCCGACCTAATGGTTACCGCGCTCCTAAACCCAGGCTGCAACTCTGCCGCTCCTGGTAGGGAGCAGATTCTCGTAAATAAGGAATTAATAAGCCTCTCGCTCGCGTCTCTTGTCAAGCTTCACCGTGCTTTTAATGCGTAAGCCTTCTTTAGCCAGTACCACAGCAAAATGAGTTTCTCGCACGAAAGTGCAAAGCCTCCTGTCTGCAggaaaatgcgtaatttgcgaagCTAAGGCATTTAGTTGTTATATtagtgtaaatgtagataatTGGTAGGTTTATAAGCGACAAGGAACAACTGAAGAAAGAAAGTTGCACTTTCGCCCGACAGGGAactatcgattgcgatagcagattagtgggcagctatacgaagtaaggatagtagctttatcggccgcataagctTGTAAACGTGGGCATACTAATGCCTTAACACGCATTGTGTTACGCGTGCGCAAGccaatatgaacacatctcactcaacccagttgaaaatgacaacagaggttgtgttcagtactacagaaatttctgttgtacaacaggatttttctgtagtaactacagattcctgatggagcgacagacttttctgatgtacaacagacatttgttgttgccactacagaagtacagtctgtcgtatgtctgttgttacaacagaaagctgaagctctacaacagatttttgtagtactacagaaatttctgttgtacaacaggatttttctgtagtaactacagattcctgatgcagcgacagacttttctgatgtacaacagacatttgttgttgctactacagaagtacagtctgtcgtatgtctgttgttagaacagaaagctgaagctctacaacagatttttgtagtactacagaaaaaattgtcatcactacaggcaccctgttgtcccaacagaaatgttcctgaagtaacccgaaaaacttctgtagtgctacagagagctgttgaaatactacagaaacctattgtggcaacaggcccccaattgtcacaacagaagtgttcctgaagtaatgcgaccaacttctgttgtactacagaaaaatgttgtacgacagaagcctatcattgcaacaggcccccagttgttataacagaagtgttcctgaagtaatggacaaacttctgttgtactacagagaactgttccacaacggaaacctatcgccgcaacatgtacccaatgatgacaacagaagtgcactgaaattgtgtgatgcgacaagcttctgtagtgcccggttgaaaaagacaaaaggaattcctgtcgcaactacagaaattctgttgtacgacagaagtagttgacatttcttaattgggagacatttctgacattacgacagaaattctgatttcgcaacagaagcattctgtcgcgacaacaagagttctgaagtcggaacaacagctttatatcctgacagcgactccgacgttacgacaccaattctgacgtcgcagcagaaacattcggtcgcgacggccaagagttccgaagtcgcaacagaagcgctttccgtcgcggtcctttaaaattgtatgttttcgcatcggtggtgtacactgtacttttctcttgcgcggtattcaatcgcgcttctctgaagccggcagtgctgatggcaccgacaccagtaataaagtcgacgtggcgaatagttataattgtgccgtgacgacgcggcaccagcaacgccctaccggcctcctcaaaatcggccgctgatcaaaatcataccatctgcgggaatggctgcgtatccgttttttttttttggtaagatgtggcacacaggcctgtggacttacatgtgctgttacactgacacattggttaatttcccaggaatatttcacaagcttatgcgaagcggaaaagaagatttgggttgttccacaaagttgcgtgaaaagctgtctcgctcgggtctcattaatctggtacagtgctgccgtgagaagccagtatgctgtcagaaagaactctcatccacgaatgttcatgtagctattttgcattgaacacacgaattatatgcgcgctcaaaagtgtaaagaacgagagacaactatCGAAACTAgaagtaataaccctaaaagtcaacgttgtctatttctgaatttcttatttaagaaggatatcgtacatcaaaatcgatgttctagcactgcaagatgtacctgtcgatggtacgaacactcttgctcttctagagatgcggcacttgacgcggtggagtgaaagcggatcttggctctcaaaatgcaaacgTAAACATGAGCGCATcggcacgtcgtactgttcacatggccaaaacgtacactcgaagagcatgtcaggggtggtcagggagaagaagaagaagccgtgtGGAACGGCTGTGCTCTAAAATGCTCTCTGCTGGAAACAGCGTATCGGCCCCAGGCCGAGGATCGTCGACCCCGTTCTTCAATGAAGATGCAAGCTACAAAGTTGTCCTGCCGCGTCTACCAACCGGTAACGATGTTTTGAATTCTGTTTTCCTTCATGCGGACTTGAGTGGCAGACCATACCGTGCTCCCGACTTCcgagtgttgtgccattaccacaagcccggattccgaatctgcaaaatgcagaatctatcctgcgagcgccctaattctcccttcacaagtcaaggtgctgagccgtcaggcagcggtgtcctgcgggagaagcatcggcaggcgacgtgtttagacgtgtcagcgtgtgccagacagcccggcgccgcacctccttttgcatggaggtctccgcgcgcgcgaactttgaaccgggtggccagcgcggtcgctggttggacccctcggacgaccgtcgtgtgctgactttgtattgggccgtttgagtgacaatggttcctcggggattataaaagcagcgacgcgctgcctgaaaaacaggatccgccgacccaccgggagacagtgtcgctcccgactggggtgagatgtgtcacgcgttttcgccggacgtcgccgtgcgagaagagtcgcgtttgttgtgagcactcggccccagtgccgacccgttcatgtcctgtatgataacctgtatataatgtataaagtcccttttgttattctcatcgacgccaggctcggagtcttcgctaccaacgctctgtcacgaaacgggtgacgagcgctacgggaccacaaagtcgtaatcgtggtgcagcggtacaagttcgtaactctggatggcagctacgggattgaccggcatcagctacctcggcgcggtgagtgcctgaagtttacctcaaacaccagactttctctgacacaggttatagtagcttagggaaggatttggtgttgcattgtgataaccttgtgtgtttcaagcctagtaagagtgttttgaaaaccaggggatgctgagggggtaaaacggggcagtgtgtgaaatacttgcatatgtcttactagtagtgttatagtagcgtacggcaggtatattcaaaaagggtaaacagcaggaggacagtgtgaacgatggagaagtacaaggtcaaggaacttctccaaatttgtgaggagttgggcattgagttgggctcaactaaaagaaagaatgcgatccttgaggtcatgaggactggggacgtaacggctgaggaagccgcagaggcctgggcggatatcaatgaacgtcgggaaagggaggagaaggaacgttgcgaggaggaaaggaaagagaaggagcgacgtgagcacgagcttaaaatgaaagagttggaaacCCGAAATagatcgccggcgcctagtctcacttctaacgttccaagaatacgcgatcaacttccaccctttgtcgtcggagaggatatggccaaatacctcgtgaaatttgagcacgtgtgcgaacggaatagcattgagcgatccctttgtgcacagaatctgttagccttgcttcctggggaggcatcagacgtaataacttgcttatcgaaagaggcgtttgagagctacagtgatgtgaaggaagcgctactgcggaagtacaaattgtcgcccgaagctttccggcagaggttccggtatgcaaaaaagggcaaggagtcgaatgttgacttcgcgtttcgtctaaaagccgacttggtggaatggctgaagggcgaagaggtttacgacgaccgcgacaaaattgtcgaatgcatcgcgttggagcagttctaccgttgcattgatgaggatgtccggctctggctgcaagataggctaaaggatgttaagctaaacaaggcagcagagttagcggaagagtattacacacgccgcagcttgcacagcaacgcagtgcgcgtagaaaaagctgataggagagatttgttttccgggaagcccgacgaagggaagcaaatcacgcgtcgcgagtttcgggacgacgaatcccttaccaaagaaactgtaagggaaggacagaatgcatctcagaatgatgacgatggtccgaaacagcgaaacgaaatgacgcgttcttttgaaaaacggaaaccgttaacctgctacaattgcaaaaagcaagggcacatcgctgcaagctgcccagagagaattgcttttgcaacgatacaggaaactcacaaaaacatacgtctattggagccctatgtgcaggaaattaaggtaaacggcaagaagtgccgagcactgcgggactctgcagcaactatggacgttgttcacccgtctttcgtctcctcgagtgattttacgggagagtgcgttaggatacggcaagtggccgagaaggagagtgtctgtttaccgatcgcaacggttatcattgaaggagagtttgggaaacttaacaccgaagccgctgtgtcagccgccctcccggagcaattttcctacctcttctcaaataactcggagcagctgctgaaggatcagggcaagtcattctttgccgacgtggcgtacatggcgctcacgcgatccaaagcgcgcccgctgtcgagagAACTTGACTGcatcggtgagcgaaaggcggtgcggcacacggactgatcaaggtaacttgagtggcgagcagtcgcgGGAGaagcagagctcggaggctggcctagacgagcgggtcctggaagtgagtgggagtgacgcgtgcagtgctagccgcgatatagactcgacgccgcaattaggcgacgcgggctccacactcgctccggtttccgccagccggcaggagcaggctgcagttgaaagagaaagtctgattcgcgagcaacaggaaggctgttcattagccgatctgaggaagagcgtcaaacggggagtgaaaaaaaagagggtttcatttggcaaggaatctggcttattgtaccgccgctacacggataagcagggtcgcaaatataagcagcttcggattccgcgaaaatatcgccgggaaaaatgaatgacctcacttgcttcctcagtaatatgttttcggtccaagtgatttcaaggggaccattctatttgtcattattattgttgATTATTAATTGTCCTGATATTttgtgtgttgttgatttgaaaactggttgtttgatccttgtgtactagatcgtacacctgcctcttgttgcagcaggagcaaaaagagggatagcaatttagttaggttgatttgaattatggccttgtctggtgtttgacgggagacagagggcacttgttcgtgttgggtgttgccttttgccggtcggttttgcaagctgcagaacgaccaaccgggaccaggggcgagaagcaagggcttaggaacgaccgagtggagctggtcgaggtgccttggcgacaacgcggtgagcagagctcctgtcctggcgagtcggacctgggcacgggaagttacctggcgtcccgacactggacgtgaacttggacgagcctgaagaacgtgcgcgcccggcatccgagccacgtggaggcagctcgtcttcccggcgccttatctgagggcggggatgctgttgtgccattaccacaagcccggattccgaatctgcaagatgcagaatctatcctgcgagcgccctaattctcccttcacaagtcaaggtgctgagccgtcaggcagcggtgtcctgcgggagaagcatcggcaagcgacgtgtttagacgtgtcagcgtgtgccagacagcccggcgccgcacctccttttgcatggaggtctccgcgcgcgcgaactttgaaccgggtggccagcgcggtcgctggttggacccctcggacgaccgtcgtgtgctgactttgtattgggccgtttgagtgacaatggttcctcggggattataaaagcagcgacgcgctgcctgaaaaacaggatccgccgacccaccgggagacagtgtcgctcccgactggggtgagatgtgtcacgcattttcgccggacgtcgccgtgcgggaacagtcgcgtttgtgtgagctctcggccccagtgccgatccgatcttgtcctgtacaatgacctgtatataatgtataaaatccctttcgttattctcatcgacgcctggctcggagtcttcgctaccaacgctctgtcacgaaacgggtgacgagcgctacgggaccacaaagtcgtaatcgtggtgcagcggtacaagttcgtaacacgaGACGCTCTGCTTGAGGTACTGAATACTTCAGATATTGTAGGTGTCGGACAGTATCAAATGAGCCATGTATGGATGGTTACTTGCGCTAGTAGTGCGGCAAAACAGACCCTCGTCGCCTGTGGTGAGCTCCGTGTCAAAGGGCTGAAGTGCATGGTGATAGATCCGGAGACTAAAAACATCAAGCTTAAATTACTATGGCTTCCACCTCACCTTGAACCACGACGCGTTGAGGAAGCGTTCCAGGCCTATGGTCTGGTGAAGTCGGTGGAGAGAGAAGCATGGAGATGCACTGGCATGGAACAGTGGGTGACAACAAACCGGgaggtttccttggtgctcaaggacacTATCACCGTAACCTCAATACCGCACATTATGTCCATTTATGAACACCAGTGCCTCGTACTTATCCCCGGTAGGCCTCCTCTGTGCCTTCGTTGCAAGCGCGTGGGACACGTTCGACGACAATGCAGAACACCGAGATGCTTACAGTGCCATCGATTTGGTCACTCAGCGGACGCCTGCGTGTCCACCTACGCCAATAAGCTTCGTTCTGGGCAATATAGCGCAGACGAGCCACAACTGGACCACCTCATGGATTCTACAGAGGTAGTAGATGCCACCGGAGAGACTACAGGTGGCATTAGGGACGAGGACCAGGAGACCTTGAAGCCAATGCCAACCAGTCATAACAGCTCAAGTAAGACTAGCGAAGCTTCCGGCGAGGATGACTCAGTTTGCCCACCTGGCCTAGCAAGCCTTAAAGAAAAGCCCCCTGAtgacaaggaagaagaggaagaggcgatggacatcAGCAAGGCCAGGAAACGTCCGGCACCATGCAATGACGAAGCAACAGAATGTGCACTACCGGCGCCCGAGAAAGTGTCTCCTAGTGCTCAGCAAACTCCCTCTCCTGGTGATAATGTGCCCCGCCGGTTATATCAGCGTAGTCAGGAGAGTGGCACAAAGAAGCCCAAAGGGAGCAAGACCACAGATTTACCTGTGGCCAAGGGCAATGAAATacaaaagctttaggtgagcaaaatggctaccGCCTTCACCCTCCCTTTATGTGTAGCGACACTCAACGTACGTGGGCTGAGGAATATAAGGCGTCAGCGGCAGTTACTACACGTGCTTAGGCAGCATGAagttgatgttggtgcagtgcaagagacaaagatatcGTCTGCTCGTGATGTCAAGCTTgcgctgcaaacttttcaacctgattacgaggtgtgtattagccaagcatgtggtgcttccgctggatgctttttgttagt
This Dermacentor albipictus isolate Rhodes 1998 colony chromosome 1, USDA_Dalb.pri_finalv2, whole genome shotgun sequence DNA region includes the following protein-coding sequences:
- the LOC135907259 gene encoding uncharacterized protein, with the translated sequence MLSAGNSVSAPGRGSSTPFFNEDASYKVVLPRLPTGNDVLNSVFLHADLSGRPYRAPDFRFVTRDALLEVLNTSDIVGVGQYQMSHVWMVTCASSAAKQTLVACGELRVKGLKCMVIDPETKNIKLKLLWLPPHLEPRRVEEAFQAYGLVKSVEREAWRCTGMEQWVTTNREVSLVLKDTITVTSIPHIMSIYEHQCLVLIPGRPPLCLRCKRVGHVRRQCRTPRCLQCHRFGHSADACVSTYANKLRSGQYSADEPQLDHLMDSTEVVDATGETTGGIRDEDQETLKPMPTSHNSSSKTSEASGEDDSVCPPGLASLKEKPPDDKEEEEEAMDISKARKRPAPCNDEATECALPAPEKVSPSAQQTPSPGDNVPRRLYQRSQESGTKKPKGSKTTDLPVAKGNEIQKL